From one Bos javanicus breed banteng chromosome 15, ARS-OSU_banteng_1.0, whole genome shotgun sequence genomic stretch:
- the UBQLNL gene encoding ubiquilin-like protein has protein sequence MPHVIARTPRMAQCGHHSGLPAEKKISPVVTRVIVKTPGKQEDFVIANDTSVRQFKEKLSAHFKCQMDQLVLVFMGRLLKDHDVLSQRGILDGHTIHVVIKSKNGSRSLAHPCHQDKNTKGNSSGVYQSVGVCYTPVESALSEDAPKVHTQDLKVGSPERIAQILENPSIQQLLSNTDFMRQFISEHLDTQQLMQQNPEVSHFLDNSEILWQTLELARNLAVIQEIMQIQQPAQNLESPPNPQSYVGLETVPGWDSASGQSSADFSDQMLNSTQDPFGGNIFTALLGGQVPEQVQFSLPSPPPSQEQQEHLPQPPTARVIYANSRGVSSITSVNSTLNMANHTSRASTSNSTNGQSHASAVEQPTGIPALPSRELNQLPQAEDKDATISLDSSNRKLDDLQQSNEQTSSQIQGNMMQLLLNNPSLADQMMLFMSVPQPSEQWRQQLPAFLQQTQFSDMLLALANPKASQAILQIEQSLQLLATEAPVLLPCVAPYLWGLGWLPAPSCSYPDTVPWTWDVSNMAEPKGPESCPKSGAVLQRLQSLAGDPSHPLQAPETRFSKQMEYLQAMGFANHHANLQALIATEGDTSAAIQKLRRSQGS, from the coding sequence ATGCCGCATGTCATCGCTCGAACACCCAGGATGGCCCAGTGTGGGCATCATTCAGGGCTGCCTGCAGAGAAGAAGATCTCTCCGGTTGTCACTAGGGTGATAGTGAAGACACCAGGCAAGCAGGAAGACTTTGTGATAGCCAATGATACCTCGGTAAGGCAGTTCAAGGAGAAGCTGTCGGCTCACTTTAAATGTCAAATGGACCAACTAGTGCTTGTCTTCATGGGCCGCCTTCTCAAAGACCATGATGTGCTGAGCCAGAGGGGCATCCTGGACGGTCACACCATCCATGTGGTCATCAAGTCCAAAAACGGCTCCAGATCCCTAGCCCATCCCTGCCACCAGGacaaaaacacaaaaggaaacagTAGTGGGGTATACCAATCTGTTGGTGTGTGTTACACACCAGTGGAGTCAGCTCTCTCAGAGGATGCGCCCAAGGTGCATACCCAGGACTTGAAAGTGGGTAGTCCAGAGCGCATAGCACAGATACTGGAGAATCCTAGCATCCAGCAACTCCTGTCCAACACAGACTTCATGAGACAGTTCATCTCAGAACACCTAGACACTCAGCAATTGATGCAGCAGAACCCAGAGGTCTCACACTTCCTTGACAATTCTGAGATCCTGTGGCAGACTCTGGAGCTGGCCAGGAACCTGGCAGTGATTCAGGAAATAATGCAGATCCAGCAACCTGCACAGAATCTTGAGAGTCCACCGAACCCACAGTCATATGTAGGCTTAGAGACTGTCCCAGGATGGGACAGTGCCTCAGGTCAGAGTTCTGCTGATTTCAGTGATCAGATGCTCAACAGCACACAAGATCCATTTGGGGGCAACATTTTCACAGCTCTTCTGGGAGGACAAGTGCCAGAGCAAGTCCAGTTTTCACTCCCATCTCCACCACCATCCCAGGAACAACAGGAACATCTCCCACAGCCCCCTACAGCCCGAGTCATCTATGCTAATTCTCGAGGTGTATCTTCAATCACTTCAGTCAATTCTACCCTCAACATGGCAAATCATACTTCCAGGGCCAGTACTTCTAACTCCACTAATGGTCAAAGTCATGCTAGTGCTGTGGAGCAGCCAACTGGGATACCAGCCTTACCTAGCAGAGAGCTCAACCAGCTGCCCCAGGCAgaagacaaagatgccaccattTCTCTAGATAGCTCTAACCGGAAATTAGATGATCTCCAGCAATCAAATGAGCAGACCAGCTCCCAGATCCAAGGAAACATGATGCAACTGCTCTTGAACAACCCTTCCCTGGCAGACCAGATGATGTTGTTCATGAGTGTGCCCCAGCCGAGTGAACAGTGGAGGCAGCAACTGCCTGCATTTCTGCAGCAGACTCAGTTTTCCGATATGCTTTTAGCTCTAGCCAACCCTAAAGCATCACAAGCAATACTGCAGATTGAGCAGAGTCTGCAGCTGTTGGCCACTGAGGCTCCTGTTCTTCTACCCTGTGTTGCTCCCTACCTATGGGGCCTGGGTTGGCTTCCTGCACCCAGCTGCAGCTACCCTGACACAGTGCCCTGGACCTGGGATGTGTCCAATATGGCTGAGCCTAAAGGACCTGAGTCCTGTCCCAAATCGGGAGCAGTCCTacagaggctacagtccctagCTGGAGACCCCTCCCACCCTCTACAAGCCCCTGAGACTCGTTTCAGCAAGCAAATGGAATATCTCCAGGCCATGGGATTTGCAAACCATCATGCCAATCTGCAGGCCCTCATTGCCACCGAGGGAGACACCAGTGCTGCCATCCAGAAGCTCAGGAGATCCCAgggatcctaa
- the UBQLN3 gene encoding ubiquilin-3: protein MAKSGEALPQGSPALVQDPHLIKVTVKTPKDKEDFSVTDTCTIQQLKEEISQRFKAHPDQLILIFAGKILKDPDSLAQCGVRDGLTVHLVIKMQRRTMGNECPAASVPTPAPSPGSLPQPSSIYPADGPPTFSLGVLTGLNGLGLTLGGFPDQPSSLVWQHVSVPEFVAQIIDDPFIQGLLSNTGLVRQLVLDNPRMQQLIQHNPEIGHILNNPEIMRQTLEFLRNPAMMQEMMRSQDRALSNLESIPGGYNVLRTMYTDIMDPMLNAVQEQFGGNPFATTNANATSSSSQPSRTENCDPLPNPWTSTYAGSAGRRGRRPGDQDISELRNRVPNILGNIGLYDYLQQLHETPQSLGSYLQGMASTLSPSYEQPPPPPGNQVPPASPSSQEPESGQALPKESVAIKGKPSCPALLRYPTESSARKDGGQGGAGNGSTGHSIHMPDLVSGLGPAANRTQIVPSPPLPTAATAGTPERVWPPPLAYPRSLRPTSMNQAPQLQDEMRWQLPLLLHLQAAMANPRAMHALLQIEQGLQILATEAPRLFLWFMPCLTGLGSMAGDTEPRESPLVPEDPLPPPAPEVPSAQGSMELGLHSTPFLQMLQALTGTNPQQPTPETHFRVQLDQLRAMGFLNPEANLQALIATGGDVDAAVEKLRQL from the coding sequence ATGGCCAAAAGTGGAGAGGCCCTGCCACAGGGCAGCCCAGCACTGGTCCAGGATCCCCACCTCATCAAGGTGACAGTGAAGACGCCTAAGGACAAGGAGGATTTCTCAGTTACAGACACTTGCACCATCCAGCAGCTGAAGGAAGAAATATCCCAGCGCTTTAAGGCCCACCCTGATCAGCTGATCCTAATCTTTGCTGGCAAAATCCTCAAGGACCCTGACTCGCTGGCACAGTGTGGGGTCCGAGATGGCCTCACCGTCCACCTGGTCATCAAGATGCAGCGTCGCACCATGGGCAACGAGTGCCCAGCTGCTTCAGTCCCTACCCCAGCCCCAAGCCCTGGGTCACTCCCTCAGCCAAGCTCCATTTACCCAGCAGATGGGCCACCTACCTTTAGCTTGGGTGTCCTCACAGGCCTCAATGGGCTAGGCCTGACCTTGGGTGGTTTCCCTGACCAGCCAAGCTCACTGGTGTGGCAGCATGTATCTGTGCCTGaatttgtggctcagatcattgaCGACCCCTTCATCCAGGGTCTGCTGTCCAACACAGGCCTGGTGCGCCAGTTGGTTCTTGACAATCCTCGTATGCAGCAACTGATTCAGCACAACCCCGAGATTGGGCACATTCTCAACAATCCTGAAATCATGCGGCAGACACTGGAGTTTCTACGTAACCCTGCCATGATGCAAGAGATGATGCGCAGCCAGGACCGGGCGCTCAGCAACCTGGAGAGCATCCCGGGTGGCTACAATGTGCTCCGAACCATGTATACAGATATTATGGACCCCATGCTCAATGCAGTCCAGGAGCAGTTTGGTGGCAATCCCTTTGCCACCACTAATGCTAATgcaaccagcagcagcagccaacccTCAAGGACGGAGAACTGTGACCCTCTCCCCAATCCCTGGACTTCCACATATGCAGGCTCAGCTGGCAGGAGGGGCAGAAGGCCTGGGGACCAGGATATATCTGAACTTAGAAATAGGGTTCCCAATATTCTAGGGAATATAGGGCTCTATGACTATCTCCAACAATTGCATGAGaccccccagtccctgggatcctATCTGCAGGGGATGGCATCTACCCTCAGTCCAAGCTACGAAcaaccacctccaccaccaggAAACCAAGTTCCTCCAGCTTCACCCTCATCCCAGGAACCTGAGTCAGGCCAGGCTCTCCCCAAGGAGTCAGTTGCAATCAAGGGAAAGCCCTCCTGCCCAGCCTTACTGAGATATCCCACGGAGAGCAGTGCTAGAAAAGATGGAGGTCAAGGTGGTGCAGGGAACGGTTCCACTGGCCATAGCATCCACATGCCTGATCTTGTCTCCGGGCTGGGGCCTGCTGCCAATAGGACCCAAATTGTTCCTTCCCCACCTTTGCCCACAGCAGCTACTGCTGGAACCCCTGAGCGTGTCTGGCCACCGCCACTGGCTTATCCAAGATCTCTGAGGCCAACCAGCATGAATCAGGCCCCACAGCTGCAGGACGAGATGCGCTGGCaactgccactgctgctgcacCTTCAGGCAGCCATGGCAAACCCGCGTGCCATGCATGCCCTGCTGCAGATTGAGCAGGGTCTGCAGATCTTGGCTACTGAAGCCCCTCGCCTCTTTCTCTGGTTCATGCCTTGTCTAACAGGGCTGGGAAGTATGGCGGGAGATACAGAGCCTCGAGAGAGTCCCCTTGTGCCTGAGGATCCTTtgcctcccccagctcctgaGGTTCCCTCAGCACAGGGCTCTATGGAGCTGGGCCTCCATTCTACCCCCTTCCTCCAGATGTTGCAAGCCTTGACAGGCACCAATCCTCAGCAGCCGACACCCGAGACTCACTTCCGGGTGCAGCTAGACCAACTGCGGGCCATGGGCTTCTTGAATCCTGAAGCCAATCTCCAGGCCCTCATTGCCACAGGAGGTGACGTGGATGCTGCTGTGGAGAAGCTGAGGCAGTTGTAG